From Buchnera aphidicola (Eriosoma grossulariae):
ATCCTGATTATCATGTTGAATTTGAGATGCTTGTCCATGAATAATATGAGTTACTGGTTGAATAGTACCTCCATAAGCTTCAATAATTGCTTGATGACCTAAGCAAATACCTACCATAGGTATGTGTCCTTTAAATTCTTTTATTAATCTTGGCATATTTCCGGCGTTATGTGGACTTCCAGGACCAGGAGAAAATATCAGAATAGGATTATTCATTTGAGATAATTTTTTTGTAATGATTTGAATAGAAATATAATTCCGAAATATTTTTACTGTATGATTTTGAATACGTAATAAATCGACTAAATTATATGTAAAAGAATCCATATTATCAATCAATAATATATTAGACATGTGTATAATTTATTTCCTTAGAGATAGTATTATAATCATGAGAGATAGAATGAGCATCAATGATAGCAGACAACACTGCTGGTGCTTTATTTTTACTTTCTAACACCTCCTCTTGTGGTACTGAATCTAAAATAATACCAGCTCCTGCTTGTATAGTGGCTAATTGATTCATAACATAAGCAGCACGTATGATAATACAAGTATCTAGATCTCCATGACCATTAAAATATCCTATTGCACCACCATAAGTATTTCTAGATTGTTGTTCTATTTGGGAAATGATTTGCATAGCTTTAATTTTTGGTGCTCCAGTTAAAGTACCCATATTCATACAGGCTTGATAAGCATGAAAAATATCTAGTGTTGGTTTTAATTTTCCAGTGACTTTTGATACTAAATGCATTACGTGAGAATATTTATGCACTTCCATTAAATTAGATACATAACGTGTTCCAGTACTACAAATTTTAGATAAATCATTTCTTGCGAGATCTACTAACATTAAATGTTCTGCTAATTCTTTCTGATTAGTTCGCATTTCTAATTCAATTTTATTATCTAAATCTAAATTTAAAGAATTATCTTGATTTTTTCCTCTGGCTCGAGTTCCTGCTATAGGATGAATTTCTATCATT
This genomic window contains:
- a CDS encoding anthranilate synthase component 1, translated to MDHDQKIADSMFFGGLFSYDCITNFEPIPRMNHNAQCPDFCFYLSEILLKLNHQKKTCVIQANLFTHETIEINRIMQQIKSIQKILKSDLPTIIHDTISNISIQSNKTDEEYIQQIKKMKRLIQSGKIFQIVLSRKFYLPCINSLSAYDQLKKSNPSPYMFFMQDQHFILFGASPESSLKYNNTNRMIEIHPIAGTRARGKNQDNSLNLDLDNKIELEMRTNQKELAEHLMLVDLARNDLSKICSTGTRYVSNLMEVHKYSHVMHLVSKVTGKLKPTLDIFHAYQACMNMGTLTGAPKIKAMQIISQIEQQSRNTYGGAIGYFNGHGDLDTCIIIRAAYVMNQLATIQAGAGIILDSVPQEEVLESKNKAPAVLSAIIDAHSISHDYNTISKEINYTHV
- a CDS encoding aminodeoxychorismate/anthranilate synthase component II, giving the protein MSNILLIDNMDSFTYNLVDLLRIQNHTVKIFRNYISIQIITKKLSQMNNPILIFSPGPGSPHNAGNMPRLIKEFKGHIPMVGICLGHQAIIEAYGGTIQPVTHIIHGQASQIQHDNQDMFKNLPNPLSVARYHSLMCDILPHGFVVTASYQNMIMSIKNKNDRVCSFQFHPESILTKYGSILLKQTILWLKNNY